A window of the Streptomyces formicae genome harbors these coding sequences:
- a CDS encoding MFS transporter, which translates to MTASATAPPAPGSLKRIVAASLIGTTIEWYDFFLYGSAAALVFNELFFPEKDPLVGTLLAFLTYAVGFAARPLGALVFGHYGDRLGRKKLLVLSLLMMGAATFAIGLLPTYATVGAAAPVLLTVLRLVQGFALGGEWGGAVLLVSEHGDARRRGFWASWPQTGAPAGQLLATGVLSALTALLSDAAFTSWGWRIPFLLSGVLVIVGLWIRLSVDESPVFKAALAQAEQRKAATAQVEKMPLVAVVRHHWRDVLIAMGARMAENISYYVITAFILVYATTSAGLSKQTALNAVLIASAVHFAVIPAWGALSDRIGRRPVYLIGAVGVGLWMFPFFALIDSKSFGSLLLAVTVGLVLHGAMYAPQAAFFSEMFATRMRYSGASIGAQFSSVAAGAPAPLIATALLASYDSSTPIALYVIAAALLTMVAIACAKETRDRDLADVTAERDDRDAREAVVTADAPTSA; encoded by the coding sequence ATGACCGCCTCTGCAACCGCTCCACCAGCCCCCGGCTCGCTCAAGCGCATCGTCGCCGCGAGCCTCATCGGCACCACCATCGAGTGGTACGACTTCTTCCTCTACGGATCGGCCGCCGCGCTCGTCTTCAACGAGCTGTTCTTTCCGGAGAAGGATCCTCTGGTCGGCACGCTCCTGGCCTTTCTGACGTACGCCGTCGGGTTCGCCGCGCGGCCGCTGGGCGCGCTGGTGTTCGGGCACTACGGGGACCGGCTCGGGCGCAAGAAGCTGCTGGTGCTGAGTCTGCTGATGATGGGTGCTGCGACGTTCGCGATCGGGCTGCTGCCCACATACGCGACGGTCGGGGCGGCCGCTCCCGTGCTGCTGACCGTGCTCCGGCTGGTGCAGGGGTTCGCGCTCGGTGGTGAGTGGGGCGGGGCCGTGCTGCTGGTCTCCGAGCACGGGGATGCGCGGCGGCGCGGGTTCTGGGCGTCGTGGCCGCAGACCGGGGCGCCGGCCGGGCAGTTGCTGGCGACCGGGGTGCTGTCGGCGCTGACGGCGCTGCTGTCGGATGCGGCGTTCACGTCATGGGGCTGGCGCATACCGTTCCTGCTCTCCGGGGTGCTGGTCATCGTCGGCTTGTGGATTCGTCTCTCTGTCGATGAATCGCCGGTGTTCAAGGCCGCGCTGGCCCAGGCCGAGCAGCGCAAGGCGGCCACCGCACAGGTCGAGAAGATGCCACTGGTCGCCGTGGTGCGCCACCACTGGCGCGATGTGCTGATCGCCATGGGCGCGCGCATGGCCGAGAACATCAGCTACTACGTGATCACCGCCTTCATCCTCGTCTACGCGACCACGTCGGCCGGGCTCAGCAAGCAGACCGCGCTCAACGCCGTGCTCATCGCGTCCGCCGTGCACTTCGCGGTGATCCCGGCATGGGGCGCCCTGTCCGACCGGATCGGGCGGCGTCCGGTGTATCTGATCGGCGCGGTCGGTGTGGGTCTGTGGATGTTCCCCTTCTTCGCACTCATCGACTCCAAGTCCTTCGGCAGCCTGCTGCTGGCCGTGACGGTCGGCCTGGTGCTGCACGGGGCGATGTACGCACCGCAGGCGGCGTTCTTCTCCGAGATGTTCGCGACGCGCATGCGCTACTCCGGTGCCTCGATCGGCGCGCAGTTCTCGTCAGTCGCCGCCGGGGCGCCGGCGCCGCTGATCGCCACCGCGCTGCTCGCGAGCTACGACAGTTCGACGCCGATCGCTCTGTACGTCATCGCCGCCGCGCTGCTCACGATGGTCGCCATCGCCTGCGCGAAGGAGACACGCGACCGTGACCTGGCCGACGTCACGGCGGAGCGCGACGACCGGGATGCCCGCGAGGCCGTGGTCACCGCGGACGCCCCGACGTCCGCCTGA
- a CDS encoding FadR/GntR family transcriptional regulator, with product MSAVDKAFHGLRRMISSGRLGAGQRFPPEGDLCEELGVSRSSLREAVRMLAALGAVEARHGSGTFVSQLRPEDLLGRLSLTVELLPLDGLLELFEIRRVLESHVMAQAAARITPEELETLYCLLDTIEASVDPAEFADHDHRFHAEIARIGGSPSMQALLTVFRSRSRHYRVFALPEGPDFKRAGDEDHRVIVTALANRDPASAASAAAAHIARSERWLSATRPPVTEDAVDESANEPG from the coding sequence ATGTCCGCAGTCGACAAGGCGTTCCACGGGTTGCGCCGCATGATCTCCAGCGGCCGTCTCGGTGCCGGCCAGCGGTTTCCGCCGGAGGGCGATCTGTGTGAGGAGCTCGGTGTCTCGCGGAGTTCGCTGCGGGAGGCGGTGCGCATGCTCGCCGCCCTGGGCGCGGTCGAGGCCCGGCACGGCTCAGGCACCTTCGTCTCACAGCTGCGGCCGGAGGACCTGCTCGGCAGGCTGTCCCTGACGGTCGAACTGCTGCCGCTCGACGGTCTGCTGGAGCTCTTCGAGATCCGACGGGTCCTGGAGTCGCACGTGATGGCGCAGGCCGCCGCCCGGATCACGCCCGAGGAGCTGGAGACCCTCTACTGCCTTCTCGACACGATCGAGGCCAGCGTGGACCCCGCGGAGTTCGCCGACCACGACCACCGCTTCCATGCGGAGATCGCCCGCATCGGCGGCAGTCCCTCCATGCAGGCGCTGCTCACGGTCTTCCGGTCCCGCTCCCGCCACTACCGCGTCTTCGCGCTGCCCGAGGGGCCGGATTTCAAGCGGGCGGGCGACGAGGACCACCGGGTGATCGTGACCGCCCTGGCGAACCGCGACCCGGCATCGGCGGCGAGTGCGGCGGCAGCGCACATCGCCCGCAGCGAACGCTGGCTCAGCGCCACCCGCCCGCCCGTGACCGAGGATGCCGTGGACGAGTCGGCGAACGAGCCCGGCTGA